In Candidatus Bathyarchaeota archaeon, one genomic interval encodes:
- a CDS encoding alpha-glucosidase/alpha-galactosidase codes for MIKITYLGAGSGFVPVLSKDIFQIPGLDCGELCLVDIDPERLELSQKATEVVNEK; via the coding sequence ATGATTAAGATTACTTATCTTGGGGCTGGAAGCGGCTTCGTCCCAGTTCTCAGTAAGGACATCTTCCAGATTCCTGGGCTTGACTGTGGGGAGCTATGTCTCGTAGATATTGATCCGGAAAGGTTAGAGCTTTCTCAGAAGGCAACGGAAGTGGTTAATGAGAAATT
- the dapF gene encoding diaminopimelate epimerase, with protein sequence MSKGIRIPFWKMHGIGNDYVLIDNRSGLLAEEILSNVARCICRRRFSIGADGLLLIEPSQVADVKMRIFNADGSEAEMCGNGIRCFAKYCYENGIVQKEEISVETLAGVRRVWLETEKGKVLSATVDMGKPIWERERIPVLGKGRFINESLKVDGALFKATCLSLGNPHCVIFVDNVKDFPVEKIGPKIENHPIFPSRINVEFVQILKMDEISVRVWERGVGETLACGTGACASVAAGNAIGKLGPKCIVHLLGGDLAIEYKIEGILMRGPAEKVYEGVILL encoded by the coding sequence ATGTCTAAGGGGATCCGCATTCCATTCTGGAAGATGCATGGGATAGGGAATGATTATGTGCTAATAGATAATAGGTCGGGGCTTCTGGCTGAAGAGATTCTCAGCAATGTTGCACGCTGTATCTGCAGGAGGAGATTCTCCATAGGGGCTGACGGGCTTCTTCTAATTGAACCCTCACAGGTGGCGGATGTCAAGATGAGAATATTCAACGCTGACGGAAGCGAAGCGGAGATGTGTGGAAATGGGATAAGATGCTTCGCTAAGTATTGCTACGAGAATGGGATAGTTCAGAAAGAAGAAATCTCTGTGGAAACGCTTGCTGGGGTTAGAAGGGTCTGGCTGGAAACGGAGAAGGGGAAAGTTCTATCAGCAACTGTTGACATGGGTAAGCCTATTTGGGAGAGAGAAAGGATACCAGTTCTGGGGAAAGGTAGGTTTATAAATGAGAGCCTAAAAGTGGACGGAGCCCTGTTTAAGGCGACATGCCTCTCCCTAGGGAACCCGCATTGCGTAATATTCGTCGACAACGTTAAGGATTTTCCCGTCGAAAAAATCGGGCCGAAAATTGAGAATCACCCTATTTTTCCAAGCAGAATCAATGTGGAGTTTGTTCAGATCTTGAAGATGGATGAAATCAGTGTGCGCGTTTGGGAGAGGGGTGTAGGGGAGACCCTGGCATGCGGGACAGGGGCCTGCGCCTCAGTCGCGGCCGGGAACGCCATAGGAAAATTGGGGCCAAAATGCATTGTCCATCTGCTCGGCGGAGACCTAGCTATTGAGTATAAAATTGAAGGCATATTAATGAGGGGTCCTGCGGAGAAGGTGTATGAGGGAGTAATCTTGTTATAA
- the ala gene encoding alanine dehydrogenase — MKVLILTERDIEPLLSMEETIKAVEAAFKEKGLGHVQMPSKQFLIYDRYGGDLRSMPSYLERLDISAVKIVNSHPDNPVRHGLPTVMATIILIEPRTGMPLAIMSGNRITAVRTGAAGGIAAKYLARKEPKIVGLVGAGTQAKTQLQALLTVYESLDEVKVWSRPDSTREKLIEGIIEAYADFVKITPVEKVREAVIGADIVVTTTPSRRPIVSYEWVSEGQHFSCIGADAPGKEELDPKILKNAKIVLDDWEQGLHSSEVNVPYSRGLISERDIWGDICEVVAGLKDGRTSDREITVFASSGLAIQDAATAKLVYDKAVSAGIGQYIDFM, encoded by the coding sequence TTGAAGGTTCTTATTCTGACTGAGAGGGATATAGAGCCTTTACTGTCAATGGAGGAGACTATTAAGGCTGTAGAAGCGGCCTTTAAAGAGAAGGGCCTGGGACATGTACAGATGCCATCAAAGCAGTTCCTGATATATGATAGGTACGGCGGCGACCTTAGATCGATGCCATCTTATCTTGAGAGGCTAGACATATCCGCAGTTAAGATTGTGAACTCCCATCCTGACAACCCAGTGAGGCACGGTCTTCCAACGGTCATGGCAACAATAATCCTGATCGAGCCTAGAACTGGCATGCCGCTAGCGATAATGTCTGGAAACCGAATCACAGCGGTGAGAACAGGCGCAGCCGGAGGTATTGCCGCAAAATATCTGGCAAGGAAAGAACCTAAGATTGTAGGTCTCGTCGGTGCTGGGACGCAGGCCAAAACCCAGCTGCAAGCTCTTCTCACGGTTTATGAAAGCCTAGATGAGGTGAAAGTTTGGAGTAGACCTGACTCAACGAGGGAGAAACTTATTGAGGGGATAATCGAGGCGTACGCTGATTTTGTGAAGATAACCCCGGTCGAGAAAGTTAGAGAAGCTGTAATTGGAGCGGACATTGTTGTTACAACAACGCCGTCTAGAAGACCAATCGTTTCGTACGAATGGGTGTCAGAAGGACAGCATTTTTCATGTATAGGTGCAGATGCGCCTGGTAAGGAGGAGCTAGACCCGAAGATCCTGAAAAACGCCAAGATTGTTCTTGATGATTGGGAGCAGGGTCTCCATTCAAGCGAGGTTAATGTCCCCTATTCTAGGGGGTTAATATCTGAGAGAGACATCTGGGGCGATATTTGCGAGGTGGTAGCTGGTCTTAAGGATGGAAGAACATCGGACCGAGAAATAACGGTCTTCGCCTCGTCTGGTTTAGCCATCCAAGACGCTGCAACTGCGAAACTCGTCTACGATAAGGCAGTGTCCGCTGGCATTGGCCAGTACATCGATTTTATGTGA
- the ilvE gene encoding branched-chain-amino-acid transaminase — MSEREPLVYIDGKYYPKSEAKISVFDHGLLYGDGVFEGIRSYNGIVFQLKEHIDRLYNSARAIMLEIPLSKEEMIQAVLETLRVNGLRDAYIRLVVTRGVGDLGLDPRKCPRPTIIIIAVPMLKLYDDEKRNRGMSMIISWTRRDPVDATTHEIKSLNYLNSILAKIEANNAGADEAIILDTHGCICEPTGENIFIVKDGRLFTPPPSSGPLCGITASVVKKIAEKLGYPVIERAITVAELYSADEAFMTGTAAEIMPIREVNKRVIGEGKIGPVTRRLLEEFYKVVRDPSHGIPIERTI, encoded by the coding sequence TTGTCAGAGAGAGAACCGCTCGTCTATATAGATGGCAAGTATTATCCAAAGTCTGAAGCCAAGATATCGGTGTTCGACCATGGTCTCCTTTACGGCGACGGCGTTTTTGAGGGGATAAGATCGTATAATGGCATAGTCTTCCAGCTGAAGGAGCATATAGACCGCCTCTACAATTCAGCCCGCGCGATCATGCTTGAGATTCCATTAAGCAAGGAAGAGATGATTCAAGCCGTCCTTGAGACTTTAAGGGTGAATGGGCTGAGGGATGCTTACATTCGCCTAGTAGTCACGAGAGGTGTTGGCGATCTAGGCTTAGACCCGAGGAAATGCCCCCGACCAACCATAATAATCATCGCGGTTCCTATGCTCAAACTTTACGATGACGAGAAGAGGAACCGCGGCATGAGCATGATAATCTCTTGGACTAGGAGAGACCCTGTCGACGCTACAACCCATGAGATAAAATCGTTGAACTACTTGAACAGCATATTAGCCAAGATCGAGGCTAACAATGCTGGGGCAGATGAGGCCATAATCCTAGACACGCATGGATGCATCTGCGAACCTACAGGCGAGAATATATTCATCGTGAAGGATGGGAGACTGTTCACGCCTCCCCCCTCAAGCGGCCCCCTCTGCGGGATCACGGCGAGCGTAGTGAAGAAGATTGCTGAGAAACTCGGCTACCCAGTCATCGAGAGGGCAATCACGGTGGCTGAGCTTTACAGCGCTGATGAGGCATTTATGACTGGAACCGCCGCGGAGATCATGCCGATAAGAGAGGTGAATAAACGTGTTATTGGAGAGGGCAAGATTGGACCTGTGACGAGGAGGCTGCTTGAAGAGTTCTATAAGGTTGTGAGGGATCCCTCTCATGGGATACCAATTGAGAGGACAATATAG
- a CDS encoding threonine--tRNA ligase, with translation MRILQLHSDFIEYRPIKKEIPSAEECKEETSRIEELVVLFTCVEKGDSPQTAREAIDQVKGYLDQVKVNRILLYPYAHLSGELASPSDALSILKEMEAYAKEKGIETYRAPFGWCKQFSISIKGHPLAEQFKTISSGVKREAEVVSKALEAEEKLRSYWYILKPDGDLIPVDEFNFTGHENLKKFAEYEISKVRAVQQVPPHVNIMKRLELADYEPASDSGNFRWYPKGRLVKSLIERYVTEKVIAYGGMEVETPVMYDLEHPSLASYLHRFPARQYILKSDDKEFFLRFSACFGQFLLAHDAQISYRQLPLKIYELTRYSFRREKSGELAGLRRLRSFTMPDCHALCADINQAKEEFVRRFRLSLETLEGLELTRDDCELAIRFTKDFYKDNRDFIVSIVKIFGKPALVEMWEERFFYFILKWEINFVDSLGKASALSTDQIDIENGARYGITFVDEKGEKVNPLILHCSPSGAIERDIYAILEKAYMDQQNGKAPMLPLWLSPTQVRIIPVSEEFYGDAESIAIRISEESIRADWDDRQMTMQKKVREAEMEWIPYIVVVGKREVETGNLAVRDRRLSRAGQSSRIRMMKLEDLIAEIKSITKGKPFMPLSLPMAVSKRPRFYG, from the coding sequence TTGAGAATACTTCAACTTCACTCAGACTTCATTGAGTATCGCCCAATCAAGAAGGAGATACCCTCAGCCGAGGAGTGTAAAGAGGAGACCAGCAGAATAGAGGAGCTAGTAGTCCTCTTCACCTGTGTTGAAAAAGGGGATTCCCCTCAGACAGCGAGAGAAGCGATAGATCAGGTTAAAGGCTACCTGGACCAGGTAAAGGTTAACAGGATTCTCCTATACCCATACGCTCACCTTAGCGGCGAACTTGCAAGTCCAAGCGATGCGCTCAGTATTCTTAAGGAGATGGAGGCATACGCCAAAGAAAAGGGCATCGAGACCTATCGTGCGCCGTTCGGATGGTGCAAGCAGTTCTCCATATCGATCAAGGGCCACCCGCTTGCGGAACAGTTTAAAACTATATCTTCCGGCGTTAAAAGGGAGGCTGAGGTTGTATCCAAGGCCTTAGAGGCTGAGGAGAAACTGAGGTCTTATTGGTATATCCTCAAGCCTGATGGCGATCTCATTCCAGTTGACGAGTTCAATTTTACTGGGCATGAGAATCTCAAGAAGTTTGCAGAATATGAAATTTCTAAGGTGAGAGCGGTCCAGCAGGTTCCTCCGCATGTAAACATTATGAAGAGACTTGAGTTGGCGGATTATGAGCCCGCAAGCGACTCGGGGAACTTCAGGTGGTATCCTAAGGGTAGGCTCGTCAAGTCTCTTATTGAACGTTACGTCACAGAGAAGGTGATAGCATATGGCGGGATGGAAGTTGAAACGCCGGTAATGTATGATCTGGAACATCCAAGCCTAGCGAGTTATCTACATAGGTTTCCCGCACGGCAGTACATACTAAAATCTGACGACAAGGAGTTTTTCCTGAGGTTCAGCGCATGTTTCGGTCAGTTCCTGCTGGCGCATGACGCGCAGATCTCCTATCGCCAACTGCCACTAAAGATCTATGAGTTGACGAGATACAGTTTCAGGAGAGAGAAGAGCGGTGAGCTTGCCGGGCTGAGGAGGCTTAGGAGCTTCACAATGCCAGACTGCCACGCCCTATGCGCGGATATAAACCAAGCGAAAGAGGAATTTGTAAGGAGGTTCAGGCTGAGCCTTGAGACTCTTGAGGGTCTTGAGTTGACAAGAGATGATTGCGAGTTGGCCATAAGATTCACCAAGGATTTCTATAAGGATAATAGGGATTTCATAGTCTCGATTGTGAAGATCTTCGGGAAACCGGCTCTGGTAGAGATGTGGGAGGAGCGATTCTTCTATTTCATCCTGAAATGGGAGATAAACTTTGTTGATAGTCTCGGCAAAGCCTCCGCCCTCTCAACAGACCAGATAGACATAGAGAATGGGGCCAGATATGGAATAACATTTGTCGACGAGAAGGGCGAAAAAGTGAATCCGCTGATCCTTCATTGCTCACCAAGCGGAGCGATCGAGAGGGACATATACGCAATTCTGGAAAAGGCTTACATGGATCAGCAGAACGGCAAGGCCCCGATGCTGCCACTCTGGCTCTCCCCGACCCAGGTGAGGATTATCCCGGTGTCCGAAGAGTTTTATGGCGATGCTGAGAGTATTGCGATTAGGATCTCTGAGGAAAGCATTAGAGCTGACTGGGATGATAGGCAGATGACGATGCAGAAGAAGGTTAGGGAGGCTGAGATGGAGTGGATCCCCTATATCGTCGTCGTCGGAAAGAGAGAGGTGGAGACCGGAAATCTTGCTGTTCGAGATCGTCGTCTAAGTAGGGCTGGGCAGTCCAGTAGAATAAGAATGATGAAACTCGAAGATCTTATTGCTGAGATAAAGAGTATTACGAAGGGAAAGCCCTTCATGCCACTTTCTCTGCCCATGGCCGTTTCTAAGAGACCGCGTTTCTATGGATAG
- a CDS encoding alpha/beta hydrolase family protein, translated as MKRLLQPQSYFRSIYKKQTRTLGFQASDIEEWLLWRPKLRCKLAELLNLPEGFKINFKVVSEVSRPGFLMQKVLIETRPHLWAPLYILIPENINGKAPAVIALHGHGYGKDEISGITEEGKFRDSPEGIYKDFAVQLVRMGLLVAVPDQFAFGERRNVEDVRKGRRNNSCHLATVWAFMLGSSMVGFRVWDVMKIIDYLQQRSEVDARRIGGMGLSAGGTTLLYASAIDERIRVSVLSGSFCTFFDSILAMNHCICNYVPALLMYAEIYDIASLIAPRPLLIEAGINDPIFPINGVLKAYLETKKAYHLLNVGERLALDLFDGGHEVSGCKAFPWIMKWLSIEEPDILLMPM; from the coding sequence ATGAAAAGACTGCTCCAGCCTCAATCATATTTTAGAAGCATCTACAAGAAGCAAACTAGAACCCTCGGTTTTCAAGCGTCAGACATCGAGGAGTGGTTGCTTTGGAGGCCAAAACTTAGATGTAAGTTAGCGGAGCTTCTAAATCTCCCCGAAGGATTCAAGATTAACTTCAAAGTTGTTTCGGAGGTAAGCCGCCCAGGTTTTCTTATGCAGAAAGTACTCATTGAGACGAGACCTCATTTATGGGCGCCCCTCTACATCCTCATACCCGAGAATATTAATGGCAAGGCTCCAGCTGTCATCGCGCTCCATGGCCACGGATATGGAAAAGATGAGATTTCGGGCATAACGGAGGAAGGAAAATTCCGGGACAGCCCCGAGGGCATCTATAAAGATTTTGCGGTTCAACTTGTTAGGATGGGTCTTTTAGTTGCGGTTCCAGACCAGTTTGCATTTGGGGAGAGAAGAAATGTTGAAGATGTTAGGAAGGGAAGGAGGAATAACTCTTGCCATCTAGCGACCGTCTGGGCTTTTATGCTCGGATCCTCTATGGTCGGGTTTAGAGTATGGGACGTGATGAAAATAATAGATTATTTACAGCAGAGAAGCGAGGTTGACGCGAGGAGAATAGGCGGGATGGGATTATCCGCTGGCGGAACAACATTACTATATGCTTCGGCCATTGATGAAAGGATCAGGGTTTCAGTCCTAAGCGGGTCTTTCTGCACATTCTTCGATAGTATACTCGCAATGAACCATTGCATCTGCAACTATGTGCCAGCATTGTTGATGTATGCAGAAATCTACGACATCGCCTCGTTGATTGCGCCGAGACCCTTACTTATAGAGGCAGGCATTAATGATCCAATCTTTCCCATAAATGGGGTGCTTAAGGCCTATTTGGAGACGAAAAAAGCTTATCATCTCCTCAATGTTGGGGAGAGACTGGCCCTAGATTTATTCGATGGTGGTCATGAGGTAAGCGGCTGCAAAGCCTTTCCATGGATTATGAAGTGGCTGTCAATCGAAGAACCGGACATACTGCTGATGCCTATGTAA